A stretch of Flexistipes sp. DNA encodes these proteins:
- a CDS encoding DedA family protein, translated as MIEKFALAVVGLTQSLGYLGIIFLMALESSFFPFPSEVVVPPAGFLAATGQMNIFMVIFCGILGSVIGALVNYYLAVRFGRAFLFRYGNYFFLGEDKLLKMENFFFSHGEITTFAGRLIPGVRQYISFPAGLARMNVAKFVFYTAAGAGIWVVILAYVGFYVGKNIELVKEKLATITMIILPLLLLLVLIYIIVYKKYVKR; from the coding sequence GTGATAGAAAAGTTTGCTTTGGCTGTAGTCGGTTTGACCCAGTCGTTAGGATATTTGGGTATTATTTTTCTGATGGCTCTTGAAAGCTCTTTTTTCCCTTTTCCCAGTGAGGTGGTGGTCCCGCCGGCCGGTTTTTTGGCGGCAACCGGTCAAATGAACATTTTTATGGTGATATTTTGCGGGATACTTGGCAGTGTAATCGGTGCTTTGGTGAATTATTATTTAGCCGTAAGGTTCGGAAGGGCTTTTCTGTTCAGATACGGTAATTATTTTTTTCTGGGTGAAGATAAGCTGTTAAAAATGGAGAATTTTTTCTTTTCTCACGGTGAAATTACCACTTTTGCGGGTAGATTAATTCCGGGTGTGAGACAATATATCTCTTTTCCCGCCGGGTTGGCCAGAATGAATGTTGCCAAGTTTGTTTTTTACACTGCTGCAGGTGCGGGCATATGGGTGGTTATTCTCGCTTATGTGGGATTTTATGTGGGGAAAAATATTGAACTGGTGAAAGAAAAGCTTGCAACAATAACTATGATAATTCTTCCCTTGCTTTTACTGCTGGTTTTGATTTATATAATTGTATACAAAAAATACGTCAAAAGGTGA